From the genome of Mustela lutreola isolate mMusLut2 chromosome 16, mMusLut2.pri, whole genome shotgun sequence, one region includes:
- the ERFL gene encoding ETS domain-containing transcription factor ERF-like, with translation MDCSCVSDLLFAPPALPALWTPGFAFPDWAYKPESSPGSRQIQLWHFILELLQKEEYQGVIAWQGDYGEFVIKDPDEVARLWGIRKCKPHMNYDKLSRALRYYYNKRILHKTKGKRFTYKFNFSKVVLVNYPLLDVAAATTGSPLLLTPGPFGGTPGPDAPPLTPETLQTLFSAPRLGEPGARAPLFPPETDKLRLDSPFQFLGSGATGYSKPPSLLGPYSRAFPDYPWNFNPYLTGPFPKLPPSLYPPHFYPNPLASTLGHLPSAGAGGGPATSPLLAAAGEALGPERPSGLAAAPRLALPGARGPEATLGGKDDSDSELEITDVSGCSSDSEGDEGLPVPPKAKASKGGSGS, from the exons ATGGACTGTAGCTGCGTCTCCGACCTTCTCTTCGCCCCGCCCGCCCTGCCGGCTCTCTGGACCCCTG GGTTTGCCTTCCCGGACTGGGCCTACAAGCCGGAGTCGTCCCCTGGTTCGAGGCAGATCCAGCTGTGGCACTTTATCCTGGAGCTGCTGCAGAAGGAGGAGTATCAGGGGGTCATCGCCTGGCAGGGGGACTACGGGGAATTCGTCATCAAGGACCCCGACGAAGTGGCTCGGCTCTGGGGCATCCGCAAGTGCAAGCCTCACATGAATTACGACAAGCTGAGCCGGGCCCTGcg ctaCTACTACAACAAGCGGATTCTCCATAAGACCAAAGGGAAGAGATTCACCTACAAGTTCAACTTCAGCAAAGTCGTACTTGTCAATTACCCACTGTTGGATGTGGCAGCAGCCACCACGGGCTCCCCACTCTTGCTGACCCCTGGTCCctttggggggacgcctgggcCAGATGCTCCTCCCCTTACCCCCGAG ACACTGCAGACCCTGTTCTCGGCCCCTCGCCTGGGAGAGCCAGGGGCCCGGGCGCCCCTGTTCCCTCCTGAGACCGACAAGCTGCGTCTGGACAGCCCTTTCCAGTTCCTGGGCTCTG GTGCCACTGGCTATTCCAAGCCCCCCAGCCTGCTGGGTCCTTACAGTCGCGCCTTCCCAGACTATCCCTGGAACTTTAACCCGTATCTCACCGGCCCCTTCCCCAAGCTGCCGCCCTCTCTGTACCCCCCGCACTTCTACCCTAACCCTCTGGCAAGTACCCTGGGCCACCTGCCCTCAGCAGGGGCCGGGGGAGGCCCTGCAACTTCACCCCTCCTGGCTGCGGCAGGGGAGGCCCTGGGTCCTGAGCGCCCCTCAGGCCTGGCAGCAGCCCCTCGCCTGGCGCTGCCAGGAGCCAGGGGTCCGGAGGCCACACTGGGTGGGAAGGACGACAGCGACTCGGAGCTGGAAATCACGGACGTCAGCGGCTGCAGCTCTGACAGCGAGGGCGATGAGGGCCTCCCTGTGCCCCCCAAGGCCAAGGCAAGCAAAGGGGGGAGCGGCAGCTGA